CACACCAACCACGAAGAATAATGTGACCCGCTGCACCACATTTGAAGTAGATCATAAGATGCTCAAGTCCTTCaatttttcatttgaaaaaacTGGAACTACGTTTTTTGTCGATCATGGACTTGTTTGATTGTAAATTCATTGATTGATTACTGAAAACATTTGGCAGTACAGATGCTAATCATAGGCTCTGAAATTAGTTTCAGCCACCTACTCCATTCTTCTAAATGAATTCCATATGGAGAGGCAAAAGTGATCATTTTCTTCAATCTCAAGTTTGTCTAACCCAACAAACAGTTGTATTATTCAGGTGGGTGAAATGTgagttcatttaaatttttatctttccttctttcttaaCAAAATGGATGACCTGTTTTTTTGAGAGCTAGCAAAGTTAGCAATACAAGATGTTGCTCTTACATGTTGTAAACTTGATAGAATTGCTTATGAGATTTGCAAATATTTGCACAACTCTGGCAGAGTCTCCTCGAACTAATTTcggcatatcatctgcagaatAAAAATATTGGCAGAAATGAACATCAGAAACAGAAAAGTAGAGGCTAATATATATCTattgatatttaaattagttCTACCAGAAAGATCTAAAACAGCCTCCACATTGTGGTTAATGCACTGCACTGAGAACATATCAATGAGTCCTTCAAGTTCTCGTCCAAGATCAAACTCAGTATCTTCCAACACTAGCTTTCCAGATTCAACCTGTAAATTGTTTTTAAAAGAACTAtaattgtatattttttttaatagaacgGCAGTATTTCAATTGAAACTAATTGATCTAGGAACTGGTTGCAAGTCATGATCTCATAGTAGCATTGAAATGAAACAAATGAATATTGATGTGGACCTCCTTAAGAAAATTTCAGCTATTAAGTTTGGGATTtcaaaattctaatgcaactTTAGGTGGTTTTAAGACTTGGCTTTTGCCAATACCTCACCTTGCTCAAATCTAAAATATTGTTAAGAAGCCGAAGCAGAGCTGTGGAGCATTTCCTAATCTGAGTAACAGTTGCATATTGTTCATTTGTCAGACAATCATCAGAGATTAGAATATCCAGCAACCCAATCACTGCAGCCATAGGAGTCCTCAATTCATGACTGTAATACAAAACATGAATAAATATTTACTTTACATTGTGAGTGTGGAAAAATAATGAACATGAAACCATCAAACATGTTGACTTTACACCAAAACAGGATCAATTTCATTTGTCATTAACAAAATTTATTCACTGCTGCTAATCCTAGAAGGATCAACACAGGCAACAGTTCCTTCCAGGAAATCAAAGATAAATGAAATTCCTGTGATGCATATTACATCTCTGAAGAATTCTGTGGAGCAAAGATATGAGTTGGATGCCTAAAACTACATGTTATGAATTTATTGCTTTTCTATTACAGTCCTACTCTAACTTATGCCTTATCCTTTTTGAATCAGTAGAGTGAACTGTCATATGTTGCTCTGTTTAGTCAATTATTATACCTCAACCACTTCATTTATTTCTAAAGGACAGAAGTCCCGAAACAAATTCAACCAATGGAACTGGTTCCAAAATATCCAATTTCTGTGATATTTTGGGCTTCTTACTGTTGTAGAACACTTGTATTGAATTTTTAAGCTCAGAAAATATGCCAAGCGCTAGTACCTTGTAGGTTCTGAATCTGCTTACCTCATGTTTGCTAGAAATTGGCTTTTGTAATTATTTGATGCCTCTGCCCTCCTTCTTGCATCCAGATGACTTATGAGCTCTGCTCTCAGTTTCATTTCCTTCGATACTCCATTTGTAAGAATTAATATGCAGACACATCCAATTACTAGTATGCATACAGATGCAGAAATCAGTATAACCAATGTTTTAAAGGCTCTCTCTTCTACCTTTCCCATTATATCTCTTCTTGGAATGATGATAACCCCCACCTGCACAGAGAGTATTCTTGCTAAATGCTACAAAATGTGGTAAGTGCAACTTAAGAAGTAAGACCATAAGTGAGAATATTTTTAGTCTTCATCTTATACTGTTAACGATTAAGAAGGTATTAGGTATGTATATGCTTCCATAGTAATGCATAGAAGAATAGGTTAATGCTTACTATAGGCAGTCTCTTTAGATTTAGGAAAAATGTATCAATATAATGTTTCTGGTGGCCAAGTTTTGCATCCTCTACATGAACAATGTGCCCGGGAGGAAACTTGTTTCCATATACTCTCTGTAGCCACTGAGCtcccatttttattattttatcctcAGAATCAACAGCCATCATAAGCTTGGGTCCTACTGTTGAATTTCTCAAGAGAGGAGCATTTGTGGAAGTAGCTAGTAAATAACCCTCTTGAGATGTCAAATATATGTGTCCCCTATGGACTTCAACAAGTTCTCTCATCAGCTGGCCAACACTGTAGAGTGCAGTAGTAACCCCTACAACAGCCACTATGCTCTTGTTGGAAGCATCCCTTACAGGCAATGCTGCTGAAAGCAATGGTGAATCTGTATACTTGCTTACTGCCACATGCCAGGAAGCTGCCCCATCTGGTACTTGTGAAAAGCCTGCAATATTTATAAGAtcatccggtggaatttgacttgcttttcctttcttttcaccTGTCATGGGATCAAGTGGCTCACGGTACCAAATTGCTGAAAGGTTACCATGAATGGATTGGTCATTCCACTCCTGATGCGAGGACAAGTTATCAACATCATAGGGCTCATTGGTATTGATTGAATAATTGACAAGATTGGAGTAGATATAAAACGTGTTGTTACTCCGATGATCTCTATGGAAAGCCTGAACAAAGCCATTTCTGTAAGTTATAGTTATGGAATTGAGAGCTTTGCGACTTGCAAACAGTGCCCATGTCACATCCCTCATTACTTGATACAGCTGAAAACAAATagacatatatataaataattatagtgCTGCTAAACAATCTCAAAATTCAGTTTTATTCTTACTAATGCTATTCTAAGtaccaaataaacaaaataacaaacCTCAACTTGTTCTGCTTGACTAACTGGCTTGCTGTACCTTCTGATTACATACTCAGACAGCTTAACCTGGGCTGTAGTTATTTCAGAAGTAGAATTCAAAATGTTCCACATTCGTAATATGGGGCGTTGTAGAAGTTCATAACGAAGGCCATAAGCTAAGGTGTCTAGTGACCTTTTTGTATAACTCCTTGTGAAATGCCAGGTTAGAATGGTTAGAAGGCCAATCAGAATTGCTAGCATGACCTGCATAAAAGCCATTAAGAGAGAATAATGTACTTATTAACCCTACTTGCAATTTCTCACTTCAgcacatgaaaaaaaaaagaatttgcaTAATAAACAATTACAAGAATTTAACTTGGAATAAAAGGGCTTATCTATCAAGATGAGATTGGTAATTAATTTCGTTTGTCTCTACAGCTCTATCCCTGACATGACACTGATAAATATGCTGTACTCACATCTCAATGGAAAATTTACTCATTTAAGTTGAttgaatttcataatttttaaccGATTTTCTTTCTAATAAAACAGTGCAAAGAGCAGGAGAGAAAGAGAGTGCGCTAACCATGATAGCTAGACGAACTACGAAGACACTGTAGTATGATGAGAGACAAGGAGTACTTGCATACTGGAACTCATCTCTTTCGACATCTCTATGGGAAATTCTTCCACCTCGAGGAGTTACGTTCCTTCTCCAAGAACTGACAAAACCCAGAATTTTATCAAATACCTTTCTCAAAGGAGAATAACCCTTTATAGTTGGTGAACCTTCAGGACTTGTAGGAGCTATTCTATCTGCCTTCTCTGCCATTTCTGAAACCATACACAGTTTATCATTCAGCAAGAATTTATGCTGCCTTTGTTCGTGTGATGAGTCAATCAAAGAAAGATGCTGTGTCAGTGTGTGATCCTAAGTGGGGTGTGTACTAATATGCTGGTTCATGTGTCAGTTCCCACTTTTTCAAGGCAAGGCACAAGTTCCTGCAATTTCCAAAGTGGGAGAGTGGCTTTTTATTCCTCTTCCACAACAACCTTGCCAAAACTCCTATCCCGCATTCATTTGCCTTGGCTAAATTCAGCAATGTTAAAAGATTAGGCAAAAAATGGTGAAAATTCAGCAGCTCCAAGGCCACTCTTTATTGTCCTGAAAATTCTTTGGACATGAGAGCTGTTTGTGTTTTGGGAGGGACTCACTGGAAATATATTGATGTGGGTCCGCTTGGACCCACACTTATTGTGTTTTTTAAGCAGTCCCACTCTGGGGAGAAGAGACAACCAAACAGCTTAATACTATTATTGAGGTGATAAAATTTCCTAATTTGAACAGTTACAGCTGCTgtaacaagaaaagaaaaaaagttaaaaCCCACGACTTGAATCCATTCTGGACTGTTGTCACTCTTGATCTTAGATATTGATCAACACTGGTTGCAGTCTTGAGTAGGTTAAGATACAGTAAAGAAAATTCATGGCTGGACTATGTCCAACTTGCCCAATTTGTTTTAAAATATCAGACACTAACAAAAGGAAAACAAGCATTTCACAAAGAGGATCCTCGTACTCACCATCAAATATCCATTGATGTGGACTTCTGAGGATTTTGGACTGAGGTGTTCAGTGAAGAAGGGTGGACTGACCACTTTGAAAAAGGTGAACCAGTATTGCAAGAAAATAAGAAGGAAAATGAAAGACAGTAGCTTTCAACGGGAAACGTAAAAAAAATCAGGATGCTCTTTCATTCGTTACGTTATGAATCCGATGTTCTTGTCTAATTGGTTGGGTGAAAATGATGTGGATTTGAGGCCGCGCTGGACCTTGAAGGACTTCTGAATTGCTTGAAACCCAAAAACAGTTTTTGTTGCTTCTCACTTGGATGCCTCTGCACGTTAGTTCATGATGTATTCCCATAGCTTAATTTTATTAGGAAATTCTTAGTGAACCTAGTCCTGGTCTCCACGCAAGACATATGAACCATGTGTCTTGTATTTATTTGGACCAGATTTACATAAATTTTCATTCGGTTAATCTTCTCTTCTTCATTCAGtgttggcttttttttttctttattattattattattattattattattaagaacaCCATTTTccatttattcattaatttttatttacttctaAATTTGTATAGGTTAAATTACCCAATAATTTCTTTCAATCTTCCATAACAAGTGAGAGGGAATGATCAAATGAGAAAATTGATTGAAAAATTGTGTATAAACAATGAactctttttataattattttatatgttattagaATATTTATcctatgtaattttatttaatatttcaaattttatgtgACCCGTGGTAATCAACAAGTTGAAAGTGGGATGTAGTTATTCTGATAGTGGATTCAATTGAAATAAATTGGACGGAAAAGACAAATACCAATCCACAATACATTCATGCAAGTGTCTCTTGTTTTTCAAATGTAATGGAATGATATACAGTAAAAAGTAAGGAGATTATACAGTAATCCCATATTACATGTTCTCCTAATATTAATGCATGGATGCCATctttaaaataactaaagtaaaattaaaaacagGTGGTGATATTATCTTAGAAGCAAGTGGTGGTAATTGTAATATATTATCATCTGCAAGTAGAACACAGCTAGTGTGAATCCACTTCACCAACCCATCATCTCtcaagagggaaaaaaaaaaaaataccactTTAGCAGAGGAGAGGTGAGGTGAGCTCGCCACTAAATAGACATACCTAATGCCCAAAATCTCCAGGATAAGTCCTTCGTCCCTTTTGCCAACACAATATCTTTGGCATTAGGTCACTACATAATCAGCTACCTAGTGGCATTTTTATTAGCTTCTGAGTAGGAGAACCACCTCTTCATCATCCCGTTCTTATCAAACTAATGTCACACGCACAGATAATCTCTCCTAATAATTTTGATGATGCAACTTTTGattagattaaaattttaagaattataacAAGTAAAAATTATTAAGCCCAAAAGGGAATTTGAAGCTAAGAGGATGAAAAATCTTTGGTAAGATAGTAGGTGCTAATCACAAAGGTTATATTGAAAACACTTAAAAGAAAACCCATTATCAGGATAAGGCAAAGAATCAAAGAGGGGATGCGATGACAAAAAAGATAATAAGCATGAACAAGCTTTGATAAATATTGGTTAGGTTTTCCACTCATGGATAGCATTTGATTCGTTGCTTTCTAAAAAAGTTCTATATGACCATTGAGAGATGTAAGAGGTGCAGATTTAAAGCGAGTATTTAAAAGAACAAGTAGTGTGCTTGGTGCTCCAAAATCCATATGCATATATTAATAAGATAAACACGAGGACTTGGACGTAGGTGACACTCTAAATGTGATTTTACGCATGGCAATTTTCAACGAAAATTGGGGTCCACCAGCCACTTTTAGTTTGGTAATTGCTAAAGACAGGTTGTAGTTTGATATGGGCTGTGATTGTATACGACTCCATCATTCAATAAGTAGCTactaaaaaagagagagagaatatatatatattttttctttcaaaagaaaaagaacccCGTGCTGATATGTGATATGACTGCAAAGCAAATGCCCAATTCTTTTTGTTTAAGAtagattttctttttgtttatcAAGATCAGTGTAGGAAgaagactaattaataatatttatatgaatatatgaTTCATAAAGCAAAGCAATGAAAATGATGTCGTTCCACATATTAAACGTGCCTTCTTTCAAGCTACAAATAAATGTACGCAGAACACATGGCAAAAGCAGGGGGGAAAAGAAGAACTTTAGAAGAACAACGATTGTTAACTAAAGgaaaagaaacaagagattgtTGTTGTCTTCTAAGGGGGGGAACTTCTCGGTGTTAATGTAAATTTAAAGTTGAGGCAATCGAAATAAAGAcattaaataaacaataaatataGACCTAAAAAAGGCCATAAGTTATGAACTCAGCTAAAACTTTTCCACGGATATCAGAACATATCCTGTGAAGCTGACAACCCAAAAGACAAAAAAGACCAAATCCAAGTTATAGTAAACTTTAGTAGTCTCTGTAAAAACTAATACAATAATTAcacattaattatgaaaaaaatttctaattaacAAACAATAATTATATACAACAAACAGCAAAAATGAAAGAATGTAGTTTCAAATGTTACGGCTGAAGTTCTGCAATGATAGCCATCTGTAGTCATTTAGAATTCTTTGCCTTGATATCAGCAGCAGCAGCTTTAACAGCAGACTTAGCCAAGCTGCTGGGTTTTAATGCACTTTTTGGATTAAGTGCCTTTCGAAGCTTAAATACTGCCAATGCAGTCCCCATCGCATGTCCAGCAGCATCAAGACCCTCATTTGTAGCTTCAGCTGCTTGTTCACCATATCTGCGATGCAAAAGATCCAATTTTATAACTTCTCACTAGAATAGTAACAATATTGTTCTCCTTCCATCTCCACAAACACATCATATATCCATTGCTAAACAAAAAGCCAAAGAAAGGAGCACATGAAAGCAATGTTCAGAATACAGAGACAAATAGAAAAGTATGGTTTCAGACAAAAGTAACCAACTGGAAATATCTTCTAAACCACTGGGGAAAAGTTGAGTTGTTGGAACAACTATGTCACCACAATCCTTGTAGATATTTTGCAAGTTTCACAAATATAGAATTGCCGAACGCAAAATTTTAAGTTGTTAACCGCTAATCCTCGACTATAAGCTGCAGCAACACAAATGATTGAGTTCAAACCCAAAGATGAGAAGAGGGAAAATTCATAAAATTGTTTGAGCGGGAAAAGAATTTAGTCAATCAAGGTTAAGATGGGCATTATCTATTCCAATCCTGTGTATAATAATCTTGATGTCTCTAGTCAGTAGTCACCCAGCATAAAAACCTTCAAGCAGCGTAGTCCTGATGTTCTAGCCCAGCTTATTCTCTACAATGTCTCCAAAAATTGTTACTTGGATTCAAAAGCAGCAAGGTACAAAAATAAGATTGCATAGTCAGCTAGTCTGCTTATATTCAATGTTTTGAACTTAGATAAGAATAAGTCTTTGGCATGAAGTAAAATATGGAAAACGGTTTAACCTGCTAGTTTTCAAAGGTTAGCTTAAATTTGGGAAACATATGaacttgatttttaattttcaatttcaatttggaaaatatttaaaacaaaatatcaaACTCCAGCCTGAAGAGGAAGCATTTTACGACGTATAATTGTTTCAGTTTGTTGGTAAAAGTAATTGGCATCATAACCATGTCATTATAAAGAGAACCATACCTGTGGTTAACAAGGTCAGTTGTCACAGTGGATGATGTTGACATGACATTCTTTCCAGCTACTTCAGCAGCATCACACATCTTGCCTATTTGcaaataaatgataaatataacGAAGATTATCGGAAGTTTCCGTATAGTTAAATGAACAATTAATAAAAGTCCAATCTAGGAAGCTTGAACACaaacaattatatatttttttgggtcaaaaaaaaaaaacaattatattTGATCTGAAGAAATTCAACACTGTAGGAAGAAATGCCCAAACAGACACACATGCTGCAAATACGGTATTCGAAAagacaaaaggaaaaaagaaaaagatgagGTCAAGCAATATGCAGATGAAGGACAAGACAGAGGAAAACATAGGATCATGTTCTAACAATGACTAAAGAGTCCACATATATCACCTGACAGAGGAAAACATAGGATCATGTTCTAACAATGACTAAAGAGTCCACATATATCACCTGACACATGAACATATATACAACATTAAAATAATCCTACCATTATAAAGACATAGAGGTTCTCTCTCTAAGTTTATAGCGAGAGGAACGTTCTGCCTcccttctcttctttcttccgTAGGAGCTGAGTCTCCTTCATCCCGCCGAGAGCGTGCAGCTCGTGCGACTCCTCTTTGCCCCCTACCAAGGAGGGATTTTTACTAGTCCCTCACCGGGTATGAATCGTAAATAgttttttgttctttgtttCTTCTGGAGGTCTCAGATCTAGGCTTGTATGTGAGGGTAATCTTGTGTGGTGGATCTAGTTGCTCTCCTATGTTTGCTTTGCCTTGGTCGAGTGCCTATTGTTTTTCCTTCTATTTCTTTCTTGGCTGTGTTGCATGCATATGAGAGGAGATGAAAAATCATTTAGGGTTCATATATTACTTCATATCTTACTCAAACCTTAGGAACATCCTTTGAACACAGTTTTGAGATGAGCTATCCAGATGTAGCAAAGGCAAAGGAAAGGGCCAATGAAATATGGACGAGCAAATATTTACAAAAGGCACCACATAGAGCCATATCCCACATaaattatttaactattaaactATAAAGCCAAAAGATGTAATGCAGCTAAAAACAACAGAATGATAAATCGAATCCAATGCTAATTGTTATCGAATGTGCAATATTAAACGAAAAGTTTAAAACTGGCAACATACTAAATCCATCAAGGGAAGCAAGCACAATTTCTCCTGGCAGAAGGCCTAAGAATTTCTTGCCCGCTTTTGAATTTGCAACTTTACTAGTGAAAATTTCAGATACTTTCACAACTCCGGAAAGAACTCCATTGGCAACTTTCTCTGTCCTTTTTGTCATCCTCTTAACTCTGCAAGATAATTAAAGTAACATATCATTTTGCAATTGTTTCAATTGGTAACACCACAGTTAAAAAAGTCGCATCTACCACTTTCTAGTCTATAATGAAGGTAAAGACCACTGTCTATGGGCATCAAGGAAAATGGTTCCGATGCTTCAATAGATAGAACAGAACAAATATAGACAAAGCAAGCAAGTCGACAAGCACCAGCAAATAAACAGAGGATACAAAGTAAACTCTAAACTGCTACTATTTTTCACACCTTCTAATCCTCTTCATAGTGTCAGGACTAATCTCTGACTTCGACCTGGGACTCATCCTCCTTTTCATGATCTCATTCCCCCATTTCAGCCTATCGACAGTCACATCCCCACACCACAAAATGCCCTTAATTAGATGCCCGGAACCAGCAGCAATAACCTTAGCAGAAGTGCTACTATAATCCTCCACATTGGGCGCCAATGTGGTCCAATATGCGGCAGACTGCCCCTCCAACAACTCTTTCTTCTCCTCATAATGCAAATCCGCCGGTGAAGCCTCCTTCGGTGTCAATTCATCCAACAAAGCCTCTCCCTTACCTTTCGCCTTCTCCGAAACTTTCTGAACCGTAAAACAGCTATAAGCCTGTAAAATGACATCGAACTCCTTCAACAACGCCTCCTGCCCTTTTGATGCAATGGTCAAACCATAATTCAATATATCACCTGAATCACTAATTTTCTTGTTTCTACTCTTCTTGTCCTCCTCGTCACTGCTCGAATCGGAACCCTGATGCTCATTGGGTAACCGGAGGGAGAAAAAGTAATGCGAATCGTCTAGTTTTACTGCGGCCTCGTCCTTGGCTAACGGCCATTGGATCTCATCCGCGACGCGAGCGAGAACGGCAACGATATTACCACCCTGGCAGAGGCGGACAATGGTGAGATCTCCACAAGCGAGCTCGACGCTATAGTTTTTGTCAATGAGATTCAGAATGGCACCGGGGATTTTGATCAATACTTCCTCCGTGGCCACCGGCGGGGCAGAGGGGGCGCAGTGATTATATTCTTCGGGGTCAGGGAACAGGTTTTCGACGAGATCGCGCATGTCTATGGTAGGATAAAGGTTGGAAGAGGAGGATTCAGAATTAGGTTTTGAGTGTAGATGAGAAGGGGAATCAGGATTTGATAGGATCACTTCGGGATATAGGGGTTTTGGGGGATTAGAGTTTTGAGACGCCATTGTTTTTGTTTGAAGGGAAACAGGGAAAGGGATGGATTATCGCTTTTGCTTGAGAGCAGTTATGACCGTTGAGGGTTGAAACTCGACTGTATAAGCGGATGGGCGTGAAGTGAACGCGCAGGGAGGAGTTGCGTATCTCGCGTGCGAACACAGGACGTGGAAGTGCAATGCGAATTCGTTTTCTTGGGTAGTTACCTACTTACCTTGGCAACTTCCCGCCCTCATCCCGCCTTTGGGTATTGCTTCTCCGCTGGTTGAATTTTCActtgaaaaatacattttattttttttttattcgttTGGATTAAAATATATGACAATTTAAATGAcatttacaattttattttttatataataaacttTTATTGTTAATGACTATTCTAAAACCGAATATAATTAagtacaaataaaataaaataaataaaataaaataaataaaacagttataaaaaaactaaaattcatagataaattcatttaaaataagcTTTGCATTAATTAAGAGTAAGGGTGGATGAGTGCATTATGATAAATTTGGGATGATTAAtgcatattaaatttatttttttattattacaagtaaaaaaattaaatatttttactaaaataattttatgtaaaattgaGTTTATAATAATCTTTTACTTATATAAGTCCATTTTAATGGTAAGCATTCAATTCAAGCTAATTGCAATAAAAACCACTAATTTTATATTTGGAtaactatatatattattttgcaAAATGATGTtgttttatgaaatttataggtttttttagaaaaatttgtagttatttgataatattttaataaacaattgAATTTGAGATACAGATTCAACCAATTATAATATTACACTCGCACAATAATTTCCAATTAATAAGACAGAGATTTCGGTTTTATTtagatgaaaaaattttaaaaatttcaattaaattcgtatataattatacattatttaaaaattattgtttaattaaaaaatttatttatttttattttaaatataaaaatagaaaaaaataactgAATTAGATTTTGCAAAATTCATAGATTCCGAAGCAAGAGATTCGGGCCAACAAAAAATTTGCAACGTTGAAGTCAACTATAAAATCTCTCTGAGACCCCACAAGAAAGTGTAAAATCTCATTTCCCCTCcgatattttattcttttgtaAACCCTAGTTCTCAGACCGGACTGCGGTTTCAGTCGCAAGTTACTCGTCACCTCTCAATTTCTGCGTGCAGCTATTGTAGCTGCAAGTGAAGCGAAGTGAATAAGATggtgaagaaggagaagaaaacgAACGTGTCCGGGAAGCCGAAGCATTCTCTGGACATAAACCGCAGTAATGGAACGAATAATGACTCGCGAAGCGCCGCCACCGTTCGCCGCCTCAAGATGTACAATACCAAACCCCAGCGTGACAGCAAGGGGAAAATTTTAAAGCACGAATTGCAATCCAAGGAGCTCCCTAACACGCGTATCCAACCCGATCGCCGATGGTTTGGTAAGCTTTATTGGATAGCAAACTTGTGATTTGgatgcattttaatttttttgactcCTTTTTACGTTACTTGCTTGTGTTGATTGGTCAATTGAATGGATAGATCTTTATATTGCTTCACTTTTGCAGCGATACTATAGTCCATTACTAAAtagttttatcttttaaaaacaGTCTGTTGGAGAAGTAATGTTTGGCTTTGTTGTAGGAAATACAAGAGTAGTGAATCAAAAGGAGCTTGAATTTTTCCGTGAAGAGCTCCAAAATCGAATGTCAAGCAGCTATAATGTCATCTTGAAGGAGAGAAAGCTGCCACTATCCCTTTTAAATGACCACCAGAAGGTATGGATACTTTTGCAAATTGGAACTAGCTTTGCTGTTGTTAAGTACCACAATTAGATTGATCACTTGGATCTAGGTGTGTGTCAAACTATAGCAATTGACCATTTTGATCAATTGTTtcaaaactaaaattatatataatgctTATTATCTAGTTTATGGCTAGCTTTTTGCCATTCATTAATGGACTGCGTTAAATTAGGAGGTCATTTCCTTCCATATTATGCACATTTTCAAATGTACTATCTATGAATTCAAGCCTGGTTT
The Manihot esculenta cultivar AM560-2 chromosome 1, M.esculenta_v8, whole genome shotgun sequence genome window above contains:
- the LOC110620566 gene encoding histidine kinase 1 isoform X2, with protein sequence MAEKADRIAPTSPEGSPTIKGYSPLRKVFDKILGFVSSWRRNVTPRGGRISHRDVERDEFQYASTPCLSSYYSVFVVRLAIMVMLAILIGLLTILTWHFTRSYTKRSLDTLAYGLRYELLQRPILRMWNILNSTSEITTAQVKLSEYVIRRYSKPVSQAEQVELYQVMRDVTWALFASRKALNSITITYRNGFVQAFHRDHRSNNTFYIYSNLVNYSINTNEPYDVDNLSSHQEWNDQSIHGNLSAIWYREPLDPMTGEKKGKASQIPPDDLINIAGFSQVPDGAASWHVAVSKYTDSPLLSAALPVRDASNKSIVAVVGVTTALYSVGQLMRELVEVHRGHIYLTSQEGYLLATSTNAPLLRNSTVGPKLMMAVDSEDKIIKMGAQWLQRVYGNKFPPGHIVHVEDAKLGHQKHYIDTFFLNLKRLPIVGVIIIPRRDIMGKVEERAFKTLVILISASVCILVIGCVCILILTNGVSKEMKLRAELISHLDARRRAEASNNYKSQFLANMSHELRTPMAAVIGLLDILISDDCLTNEQYATVTQIRKCSTALLRLLNNILDLSKVESGKLVLEDTEFDLGRELEGLIDMFSVQCINHNVEAVLDLSDDMPKLVRGDSARVVQIFANLISNSIKFTTSGHIILRGWCENSSTFSDTTKFPLDQKKARCAIKPKLRHQGNHIKKASKKEKKAILWFEIDDTGCGIDPSKWESVFESFEQADPSTTRLHGGTGLGLCIVRTLVHKMGGEIKIVKKNGPGTSMRLCLLLSTTADGVEQHSLVDLARHNVVVLLALYGSMARGIMSQWLHKIGLHSIGVSEWNELTQVLRELFHRRKHNNGFEAQCSLNEPLKAEVLDARNVRGPVFVIVVDIGLLDLSTDIWKEQLNFLDKFSGKATFSWMLNHDTSNAIKMELRRKGHMLMVNKPLYKAKMIQILETIIKEQQKHSLNAVRATTKDDDMHECLDIDSTQFDNASSEDSDMAEMGNSNAQNAFVHGGKQKESGRITCTSQYQTFKERLVDLTDVHLEENNLREDECQIKPKLPDTTEETAILMNNKQTPFSTVSESESSKDQDQQSEISCPKGKANSYSSKAVNEQKDLEGLRILLAEDTPILQRVATIMLEKMGATVVAVGDGVQALNCMLSTKEDRRESLLQDENKGSQSEIQDSLPYDLILMDCQMPKMDGYEATKEIRKSEAGTGLHIPIVALTAHAMSSDEAKCLEVGMDAYLTKPIDYKLMVSTILSLTKRTT
- the LOC110620566 gene encoding histidine kinase 1 isoform X1, which translates into the protein MVSEMAEKADRIAPTSPEGSPTIKGYSPLRKVFDKILGFVSSWRRNVTPRGGRISHRDVERDEFQYASTPCLSSYYSVFVVRLAIMVMLAILIGLLTILTWHFTRSYTKRSLDTLAYGLRYELLQRPILRMWNILNSTSEITTAQVKLSEYVIRRYSKPVSQAEQVELYQVMRDVTWALFASRKALNSITITYRNGFVQAFHRDHRSNNTFYIYSNLVNYSINTNEPYDVDNLSSHQEWNDQSIHGNLSAIWYREPLDPMTGEKKGKASQIPPDDLINIAGFSQVPDGAASWHVAVSKYTDSPLLSAALPVRDASNKSIVAVVGVTTALYSVGQLMRELVEVHRGHIYLTSQEGYLLATSTNAPLLRNSTVGPKLMMAVDSEDKIIKMGAQWLQRVYGNKFPPGHIVHVEDAKLGHQKHYIDTFFLNLKRLPIVGVIIIPRRDIMGKVEERAFKTLVILISASVCILVIGCVCILILTNGVSKEMKLRAELISHLDARRRAEASNNYKSQFLANMSHELRTPMAAVIGLLDILISDDCLTNEQYATVTQIRKCSTALLRLLNNILDLSKVESGKLVLEDTEFDLGRELEGLIDMFSVQCINHNVEAVLDLSDDMPKLVRGDSARVVQIFANLISNSIKFTTSGHIILRGWCENSSTFSDTTKFPLDQKKARCAIKPKLRHQGNHIKKASKKEKKAILWFEIDDTGCGIDPSKWESVFESFEQADPSTTRLHGGTGLGLCIVRTLVHKMGGEIKIVKKNGPGTSMRLCLLLSTTADGVEQHSLVDLARHNVVVLLALYGSMARGIMSQWLHKIGLHSIGVSEWNELTQVLRELFHRRKHNNGFEAQCSLNEPLKAEVLDARNVRGPVFVIVVDIGLLDLSTDIWKEQLNFLDKFSGKATFSWMLNHDTSNAIKMELRRKGHMLMVNKPLYKAKMIQILETIIKEQQKHSLNAVRATTKDDDMHECLDIDSTQFDNASSEDSDMAEMGNSNAQNAFVHGGKQKESGRITCTSQYQTFKERLVDLTDVHLEENNLREDECQIKPKLPDTTEETAILMNNKQTPFSTVSESESSKDQDQQSEISCPKGKANSYSSKAVNEQKDLEGLRILLAEDTPILQRVATIMLEKMGATVVAVGDGVQALNCMLSTKEDRRESLLQDENKGSQSEIQDSLPYDLILMDCQMPKMDGYEATKEIRKSEAGTGLHIPIVALTAHAMSSDEAKCLEVGMDAYLTKPIDYKLMVSTILSLTKRTT